In Zingiber officinale cultivar Zhangliang chromosome 6A, Zo_v1.1, whole genome shotgun sequence, a single genomic region encodes these proteins:
- the LOC121994713 gene encoding 60S acidic ribosomal protein P3-2-like, with translation MGVFTFVCRSSGSEWSAKQLAGDLEASAASTFDLQRRLVHAVLDVDSSGSIQSSFSLVSPSSGVFQLVLGIHRLLVSGKSHELDKQT, from the exons ATGGGCGTCTTCACCTTCGTGTGCCGCAGCTCCGGTAGCGAATGGAGTGCGAAACAGCTCGCCGGCGACCTCGAGGCATCGGCTGCTTCGACCTTTGATCTCCAGCGACGGCTTGTCCATGCGGTGCTCGACGTTGACTCTTCGGGCAGCATCCAGTCATCCTTCTCATTGGTCTCTCCGTCGTCGGGCGTCTTCCAG TTGGTTCTGGGTATTCACAGGCTCCTTGTCTCAGGAAAGTCCCATGAGTTGGATAAACAAACTTAA